A region of Sparus aurata chromosome 8, fSpaAur1.1, whole genome shotgun sequence DNA encodes the following proteins:
- the LOC115587236 gene encoding cyclic nucleotide-gated cation channel beta-1, translating into MFNWVVKVVPQPPETSGTDEDGKASATDHNKNRQVRSPLQKNTDEASDDSQAQTGVLGWLSNGFVSAMPQPAGSPRPGRADTRLSGEDGESSGVVGWVTQGLTKVLPQPDEKYKESKDDEEHTEVYEIAKMPDYDPLPHVPVVEMESEDEVSEVEVVPPQFPPNVVNWLKQMVPQPVTPGSIPTEPSSKSSRSSLDKILSPPPESLSGISLDTDSKASGVVGWFMAGLGLKIPQPAIPPKDDAEAASEVLKKVSVKLKPDMVLEDVESDNEGTGKHEYQSQSAEPSPSLTPSTSHQQQEASLQSSSLQSQKCSDTNPQAEQSESGTKMSQEDAETQTGRWTPFIESIKREAEDVALATMEERLMQERLEMARMAEEVARQTAEMAIRQMASEGQSIKLSLGSQELLDEPTAELPEPQEEESQVVDDCKLTQEEQSLAEEEVKEVTEDSIVEEPEAKEEAEPQQTSPSPPPSPEPVETAEPEPEPEPESQPEPEPETKEASPEAEPITQQPQKSEKDGQSPNADKTSEKEEEATGDDCGDSSSISLRPAVNVEDVDSDHEIGGRGRGGEGQSNVPQILTPQDPKLTTLTVPVTPSGGRQSKGEKDGRNRRTIWTKIRRLHSQSEDDDDEANIPVRAWPSQSSLHSTDDILKERPASSASQTSTVVNERLQELVRMFKERTEKAKEKLIDPDSSDEDSIIPSPPQASAPQPAPAAQPVDEGEAQAGPSGGAGGGGGIESGAEEEQCGRRSKVKTPRWIQACMHYRFPASIDPFTNLMYVLWMLLVTLAWNWNVWFIPVRWAFPYQTPDNIYYWLLIDYLCDLIYILDISIFQPRLQFIRGGDIVFDKKEMRKNYMKTKRFKFDVASLIPLELFYFKTGVNPLLRLPRLLKINSFFEFNERLEAILTKAYIYRVIRTTTYLLYCLHCNACLYYWGSAFNGLGSTKWVYDGKGNSYIRCYYFAVKTLITIGGLPDPTTLFEIVFQLINYFVGVFAFSIMIGQMRDVVGAATAGQTYYRTCMDNTIKYMSSYRIPKDVQNRVKTWYNYTWQSQGMLDEQELLTQLPDKMRLDIAIDVNYSIVSKVPLFQGCDRQMIFDMLKSLRSVVYLPGDYVCKKGEVGREMYIIKAGEVQVVGGPDGKTVFVTLRAGSVFGEISLLAVGGVNRRTANVIAHGFANLFILDKKDLNEILVHYPESKKLLRKKARKMLAKGKKPEPKAEAKDPPQVPPAPVRAETPRLLRAALEMTERSSGLKGALAKVKEKTNKSSISLQPSISSTLPPPSPTSSSGPDRDADTPSPMSASSAMYRSASHCRNNNNNSARPHSPSQCHGDEDEILAVNRREEGASEVDGSRCGNRKEKTL; encoded by the exons ATGTTTAACTGGGTGGTGAAAGTGGTCCCCCAACCCCCCGAAACCTCTGGGACAGATGAAGATGGGAAGGCCTCTGCTACA gaccacaacaaaaacagacagg TGAGGAGTCCtctgcagaaaaacacagatgagGCTTCAGACGACAG TCAGGCCCAGACTGGAGTTCTAGGCTGGCTGTCTAATGGGTTCGTCAGCGCCATGCCTCAACCTGCTGGCTCCCCCCGACCCGGCAGGGCTGACACCAGA CTGTCAGGGGAGGATGGAGAAAG TTCCGGAGTTGTAGGCTGGGTCACTCAGGGTCTGACCAAGGTGTTGCCTCAGCCGGATGAGAAGTACAAAGAGTCTAAAGACGATGAGGAACACACTGAG GTATATGAAATAGCAAAAATGCCAG ATTATGATCCCCTCCCACACGTCCCTGTGGTGGAGATGGAATCAGAAGACGAGGTGTCGGAGGTGGAAGTCGTGCCCCCTCAATTTCCTCCCAA cGTGGTGAACTGGCTTAAACAGATGGTCCCTCAGCCAGTCACCCCTGGGTCCATACCAACAGAACCATCATCCAAGTCCTCCCGCTCCTCTCTGGACAAAA TTTTGTCTCCACCACCTGAATCTCTCAGTGGCATCTCACTGGATACTGACAGCAAGGCCTCAGG TGTGGTCGGCTGGTTCATGGCAGGACTGGGCCTGAAGATTCCTCAGCCTGCGATCCCACCCAAAGATGATGCCGAG GCTGCATCTGAAGTTCTAAAGAAAG TTTCAGTCAAACTTAAACCTGACATGGTACTAGAAGATGTGGAGTCAGACAACGAGGGCACCGGGAAGCATGAATATCAGTCTCAATCTGCGGAACCCTCCCCATCACTGACTCCATCGACATCACACCAACAGCAGGAAGCCTCACTGCAGTCAAGTTCACTGCAGTCCCAGAAGTGCAGTGATACCAACCCACAAGCAGAACAGTCAGAGAGTGGGACAAAAATGTCTCAAGAGGATGCTGAGACCCAGACGGGCCGCTGGACACCGTTCATTGAGAGCATTAAAAGGGAGGCAGAAGATGTAGCTTTGGCTACTATGGAGGAACG TCTCATGCAGGAGCGCCTGGAGATGGCCCGTATGGCTGAGGAGGTGGCCAGGCAGACAGCTGAGATGGCCATTAGACAGATGGCCAGTGAGGGACAGTCCATCAAACTCTCACTGGGGAGTCAAGAACTGCTGGATGAGCCCACAGCTGA GCTGCCGGAACCACAAGAAGAGGAGAGCCAAGTGGTGGACGACTGTAAACTCACACA AGAGGAACAGAGTCTTGCTGAGGAAGAAGTGAAGGAAGTGACTGAGGACTCTATTGTCGAGGAACCAG AAGCAAAAGAGgaagcagagccacagcagacctccccctctccacctccaAGTCCTGAACCAGTTGAGACAGCGGAGCCAGAGCCAGAGCCAGAGCCTGAATCACAACCTGAGCCAGAGCCAGAGACCAAGGAAGCCAGTCCAGAAGCAGAGCCTATAACCCAGCAGCCACAGAAATCTGAGAAAGACGGTCAAAGCCCCAACGCTGACAAAACATCTGAAAAA GAAGAGGAAGCCACTGGGGATGACTGTGGAG ACAGCTCAAGCATAAGCCTTCGTCCAGCCGTCAATGTAGAGGATGTTGACTCAGATCATGAGATaggggggagaggaagaggaggggagggacagaGCAATGTTCCCCAAATCCTAACCCCACAGGACCCAAAACTTACAACCCTAACTGTCCCCGTGACCCCTTCAGGAGGTCGTCAAAG TAAAGGAGAAAAAGA TGGAAGGAATCGTAGGACTATCTGGACAAAGAT TAGGAGGCTGCACTCCCAAAGTgaggacgatgatgatgaagcaAACATCCCTGTCAGAGCCTGGCCCAGCCAGTCCAGCCTGCACAGCACAGATGACAT ACTTAAAGAGCGTCCAGCGTCTTCAGCTAGTCAGACCAGTACAGTGGTCAACGAGCGTCTTCAGGAGCTGGTCCGGATGTTTAAAGAGAGAACCGAGAAGGCTAAGGAGAAACTCATTGACCCTGACAGCTCAGATGAAGACAGCATTATCCCAT ctcctcctcaggCTTCAGCTCCTCAGcctgctcctgcagctcagCCGGTGGACGAGGGAGAGGCACAAGCAGGTCCATCAGGAGGAGccggagggggaggaggaataGAAagtggagcagaggaggagcagtgtGGCCGCCGCAGCAAGGTGAAAACTCCTCGATGGATACAAGCCTGTATGCACTACCGCTTCCCTGCCAGCATCGACCCCTTCACCA ACCTGATGTACGTGCTGTGGATGCTACTGGTCACTCTGGCATGGAACTGGAACGTGTGGTTCATCCCTGTGCGCTGGGCGTTTCCCTACCAGACTCCAGACAATATTTACTACTGGCTGCTGATCGACTACCTGTGTGACCTTATTTACATTCTGGACATCAGCATCTTTCAGCCGCGGCTGCAGTTTATCCGAGGAGGGGACATAGTG tttgacaaaaaagaaatgagaaagaaCTACATGAAAACCAAACGCTTCAAA TTTGATGTAGCCAGCCTTATTCCGCTGGAACTCTTCTATTTTAAAACTGGCGTCAACCCTCTACTTCGCTTACCCAGACTACTGAAG ATCAACTCCTTTTTTGAGTTCAACGAGCGTCTCGAGGCCATCTTAACCAAAGCCTACATCTACAG GGTGATACGTACGACCACCTACCTTCTTTACTGTCTCCACTGCAACGCCTGTCTGTACTACTGGGGCTCTGCCTTCAATGGACTAGGATCAACAAAATGGGTGTATGATGGCAAGGGCAACAG TTACATTCGCTGTTACTACTTTGCGGTGAAGACCCTCATCACCATTGGCGGTCTGCCGGACCCCACCACCCTGTTTGAGATTGTCTTCCAACTTATCAACTACTTTGTTGGAGTCTTCGCCTTCTCTATCATGATTGGACAG ATGCGTGACGTGGTCGGTGCAGCCACAGCTGGTCAGACTTACTACCGCACATGTATGGACAACACGATTAAATACATGTCCTCCTATCGAATCCCCAAAGACGTCCAAAACCGTGTCAAAACCTGGTACAACTATACCTGGCAATCACAAGGCATGCTAG ATGAGCAGGAGTTACTGACTCAGTTGCCAGATAAAATGCGTCTGGACATTGCTATAGATGTCAACTATTCCATCGTCAGCAAAGTCCCCCTTTTCCAG GGTTGTGACAGACAGATGATCTTTGACATGCTGAAAAGCTTACGCTCCGTTGTTTACCTGCCTGGAGATTATGTCTGCAAAAAG GGTGAGGTGGGTCGGGAGATGTACATCATAAAAGCAGGGGAGGTGCAGGTGGTTGGAGGGCCTGATGGAAAGACAGTCTTTGTAACTCTCAGAGCAGGATCAGTGTTTGGAGAGATCAG TTTGCTTGCAGTAGGCGGGGTTAACAGGCGCACAGCAAACGTGATCGCACACGGCTTTGCCAATCTCTTCATCCTGGACAAGAAAGACCTGAATGAGATCCTGGTCCACTATCCCGAGTCCAAGAAACTGCTCCGCAAGAAGGCCAG AAAGATGCTTGCTAAGGGAAAGAAACCTGAACCCAAAGCAGAGGCTAAGGATCCACCTCAGGTCCCGCCAGCCCCTGTTAGGGCGGAGACCCCTAGACTGCTGAGAGCTGCCCTGGAGATGACAGAGAGATCGTCTGGACTTAAAGGAGCTCTGGCTAAAGTCAAAGAGAAGACCAACAAGTCCAGTATCTCGTTACAG ccctccatctcctccaccctgcctcctccatctcccACCTCCAGCTCAGGACCTGACAGAGACGCAGACACGCCGTCACCCATGTCTGCCAGCTCTGCGATGTATCGCTCCGCTTCCCATtgccgcaacaacaacaacaactctgccAGGCCTCACTCTCCCTCGCAGTGCCATGGCGACGAAGACGAGATTCTTGCCGTGAACCGAAGAGAGGAGGGTGCCAGTGAGGTTGATGGAAGCAGATGTGGGAATAGGAAGGAGAAGACGTTGTGA
- the tgm2l gene encoding protein-glutamine gamma-glutamyltransferase 2 translates to MANHKGLIVDVDGRSHENNLAHRTREIDRERLIVRRGQPFSITLQCSDSLPPGHHLELVLHLGKRDEVVIKVQREHGARGQWWFNQQGAQDEILLNLHSPADAVIGHYHLAVLVMSPDGRIVERADKISFHMLFNPWCRDDMVYLPDESKLQEYVMNEDGVIYMGTWDHIKGIPWNYGQFEDYVMDICFEVLDNSPAALKNSEMDIGNRSDPVYVGRTITAMVNSNGDRGVLTGRWEEPYTDGVAPYRWTGSVPILQQWSKAGVRPVKYGQCWVFAAVACTVLRCLGIPTRTITNFASAHDVDGNLSIDYLLNDRLESIDSRQRQDSSWNFHCWVESWMRRDDLPKGNDGWQVLDPTPQELSDGVFCCGPCPVAAIKEGNLAVKYDAPFVFAEVNADIIYWIVQRDGQRRKLREDHASVGRSISTKSVYGDDREDVTLHYKYLEGSQKEREVYKKAGRRVTEPSNEIAEPGKLQLSIKHAQPVFGTDFDVIVEVKNEGGRDAHAQLTMLAMAVTYNSRPRGECQRQTISVTVPAHKAHKEVLRLHYEDYVSCVSEHHLIRVKALLDTSGENEPIMAVSNIQLSTPELLVQVPGKAVVREPLTAFISFTNPLPVPLKGGVFTLEGAGLLSATQIHVNGAVAPGGTASVELSFSPVRTGVRKLLVDFDSDRLKDVKGVATVVVRKNYRSVITGLHY, encoded by the exons ATGGCCAACCACAAGG GTTTGATTGTTGATGTGGATGGGAGAAGTCATGAAAACAACTTGGCTCACCGCACCAGGGAGATTGATCGGGAGCGCCTGATCGTCCGCAGAGGTCAACCCTTCTCCATAACTTTGCAGTGCTCTGACTCTCTGCCCCCCGGACACCACCTGGAGCTGGTCCTTCACCTCG gtAAGAGAGACGAGGTGGTGATCAAGGTTCAGAGGGAGCACGGGGCCAGAGGCCAGTGGTGGTTTAACCAGCAGGGAGCGCAGGATGAAATACTGCTGAATCTGCACAGCCCAGCGGACGCCGTCATTGGCCACTACCATCTGGCTGTGTTGGTGATGTCACCAGATGGTCGCATCGTAGAGAGGGCTGACAAAATTAGCTTCCACATGCTCTTCAACCCGTGGTGCAGAG aTGATATGGTTTACCTCCCTGATGAGAGTAAGCTCCAGGAATATGTCATGAATGAAGATGGAGTTATTTACATGGGTACCTGGGATCACATCAAAGGTATTCCCTGGAATTATGGACAG TTTGAGGACTATGTGATGGACATCTGTTTTGAAGTCTTGGACAACTCCCCGGCTGCCTTGAAAAACTCAGAGATGGACATTGGGAACAGATCAGACCCCGTCTATGTCGGCAGGACAATCACTGCAATG GTGAACTCTAATGGCGACAGGGGTGTGTTGACCGGTCGCTGGGAAGAGCCGTACACTGATGGAGTCGCACCGTATCGATGGACCGGCAGCGTGCCGATCCTCCAACAGTGGAGCAAGGCCGGGGTGAGGCCGGTCAAATATGGCCAGTGCTGGGTGTTTGCTGCCGTCGCCTGCACAG TGCTGCGCTGCCTGGGGATCCCAACGCGCACCATCACCAACTTCGCTTCAGCCCATGATGTCGATGGTAACCTCTCGATAGACTACCTGCTAAACGACAGACTGGAGAGCATCgacagcagacagagacaggacaGTAGCTG GAACTTCCACTGTTGGGTTGAATCCTGGATGAGGAGAGATGATCTCCCCAAAGGAAATGATGGCTGGCAGGTTTTGGATCCCACCCCTCAAGAACTCAGTGATG GTGTGTTTTGCTGTGGTCCGTGTCCAGTGGCGGCCATCAAGGAGGGAAATCTGGCAGTAAAGTACGACGCCCCCTTTGTGTTCGCTGAGGTGAACGCTGACATCATCTACTGGATCGTCCAAAGAGACGGCCAACGACGGAAG CTCAGGGAGGACCATGCTAGTGTGGGGAGGAGCATCAGCACAAAAAGCGTTTACGGCGACGACAGAGAAGATGTCACGCTGCACTACAAATATCTGGAAG GCTCCCAGAAGGAGAGGGAAGTGTACAAGAAGGCGGGACGCCGGGTCACAGAGCCTTCCAACGAGATCGCAGAACCAGGAAAACTTCAGCTGTCAATCAAGCATGCACAGCCTGTATTTGGGACAGACTTTGACGTGATTGTTGAG GTGAAGAATGAAGGAGGAAGAGACGCTCATGCTCAGCTGACCATGCTGGCCATGGCAGTAACTTACAACTCTCGCCCCCGGGGGGAGTGCCAGAGACAAACGATCAGTGTGACTGTGCCCGCTCACAAAG cccaCAAGGAGGTTCTGCGTCTGCACTATGAAGACTATGTCAGTTGTGTCTCTGAGCATCATCTGATCAGGGTGAAAGCGCTCTTGGACACTTCAGGGGAGAACGAACCCATCATGGCTGTGTCCAACATCCAACTGAGCACGCCCGAACTCCTCGTACAG gtGCCTGGGAAGGCTGTTGTAAGGGAACCACTGACAGCCTTCATCTCCTTCACCAATCCTCTGCCAGTTCCTCTGAAGGGAGGCGTTTTCACTCTGGAGGGCGCTGGGCTGCTGTCTGCCACTCAGATCCATGTTAA tGGTGCTGTAGCTCCAGGTGGGACAGCGTCGGTCGAGCTCTCTTTCTCCCCTGTGCGGACCGGGGTGAGGAAGCTCCTGGTGGACTTTGACTCCGACAGACTGAAGGACGTGAAGGGAGTCGCCACCGTGGTCGTCCGCAAGAACTACAGATCTGTAATTACTGGACTTCACTATTGA